Proteins encoded in a region of the Methylobacterium radiotolerans JCM 2831 genome:
- a CDS encoding MFS transporter, with amino-acid sequence MNSIETGARGAGSRTPSAKALRGLDALNFFLADVRDGLGPYLAIYLIAVRGPDQGWNEATTGLVMTIAGILGLVAQTPAGALIDATNHKRAVVIGGAIAVTASCLVLPFITNFYLVTATQSIAHVAGTIFPPALAAITLGLVGPKMFAKRIGRNEGFNHAGNAVSAAVAGGLAYFFGPVVVFWLMGILAALSIGAMLMVPADAIDNDLARGMTEDEEQAQEKPSGLATLLQNRALLIFAVLCAIFHLANAAMLTSVGQLLTHVSGKDHATSLIAVCIVAAQCVMVPVAIFVGAKADVIGRKPIFLTAFGILALRGVLYTLSDNPFWLVGVQLLDGIGAGVYGALFPIVVADLTRGGGRFNAAQGAVATAQGIGASLSATLAGVIIVSAGYATAFLALAAIAALGFVLYLALMPETRDAERAGSEPESGAGMPPAVPASA; translated from the coding sequence ATGAACAGCATCGAGACGGGCGCCCGCGGCGCCGGCAGCCGGACGCCCTCGGCCAAGGCCCTGCGCGGCCTCGACGCGCTCAACTTCTTCCTGGCCGACGTGCGCGACGGCCTCGGCCCCTACCTCGCCATCTACCTGATCGCCGTGCGCGGCCCGGACCAGGGCTGGAACGAGGCCACGACCGGCCTCGTGATGACGATCGCGGGCATTCTCGGCCTCGTGGCGCAGACGCCCGCCGGCGCGCTGATCGACGCCACCAACCACAAGCGCGCGGTGGTGATCGGCGGCGCCATCGCGGTGACGGCCAGCTGCCTCGTCCTGCCGTTCATCACGAACTTCTACCTCGTCACCGCCACCCAATCGATCGCCCACGTCGCCGGGACGATCTTCCCGCCGGCGCTGGCCGCGATCACGCTGGGCCTCGTCGGGCCGAAGATGTTCGCCAAGCGGATCGGCCGGAACGAGGGCTTCAACCACGCCGGCAACGCGGTCTCGGCCGCCGTAGCGGGCGGACTCGCCTACTTCTTCGGACCGGTGGTGGTGTTCTGGCTCATGGGCATCCTGGCGGCGCTGTCGATCGGCGCCATGCTGATGGTGCCGGCCGACGCCATCGACAACGACCTCGCCCGGGGCATGACCGAGGACGAGGAGCAGGCGCAGGAGAAGCCCTCCGGCCTCGCCACCCTGCTGCAGAACCGGGCGCTCCTGATCTTCGCGGTGCTCTGCGCGATCTTCCACCTCGCCAACGCGGCGATGCTGACCTCGGTGGGCCAGCTCCTGACGCACGTCTCGGGCAAGGACCACGCGACCTCGCTGATCGCGGTCTGCATCGTGGCGGCGCAGTGCGTGATGGTGCCGGTGGCGATCTTCGTGGGCGCGAAGGCCGACGTGATCGGCCGCAAGCCGATCTTCCTCACCGCCTTCGGCATCCTGGCGCTGCGCGGCGTCCTCTACACGCTGTCGGACAACCCGTTCTGGCTGGTGGGCGTCCAGCTCCTCGACGGAATCGGCGCCGGCGTCTACGGTGCGCTGTTCCCGATCGTGGTCGCGGACCTGACCCGCGGCGGCGGCCGGTTCAACGCGGCCCAGGGCGCCGTGGCGACGGCCCAGGGCATCGGCGCCTCCCTGAGCGCGACGCTCGCCGGCGTGATCATCGTGTCGGCGGGCTACGCCACCGCCTTCCTGGCGCTGGCGGCGATCGCGGCGCTCGGCTTCGTCCTCTACCTCGCGCTGATGCCCGAGACCCGCGACGCGGAGCGCGCGGGCAGCGAGCCCGAGAGCGGCGCCGGCATGCCGCCGGCCGTGCCGGCGAGCGCCTGA
- the edd gene encoding phosphogluconate dehydratase, translating into MTELHPEVAAVTERVVARSRETRRAYLDLIAREREAGVRRGKLACGNLAHGFAASGEDKAAIRDERTVMNIGIVTAYNDMLSAHQPYGRYPEQIKLFARERGATAQVAGGTPAMCDGVTQGQSGMELSLFSRDTIALSTAVALSHGMFDGAALLGICDKIVPGLLIGALRFGHLPTILIPAGPMPSGLANKEKQRIRQLYAEGKVGRAELLESESASYHAAGTCTFYGTANSNQMMMDMMGLHMPGASFINPGTKLRQAVTRAAIHRLTEIGGAGNDYRPLGLCVDEKAIVNAAVGLLATGGSTNHAIHLPAIARAAGIVIDWEDIDRLSSAVPLIARVYPNGAGDVNHFHAAGGMSFVMAALLDAGLLHDDILTVAGQSLRDHARDPKLDGEDLVFEDAVPESLDDTMLRRPGNPFQPDGGMRLVKGNLGRATFKTSAVEEHRRTIEAPARVFSDQDEVLKAFKAGELERDVVVVVRFQGPKANGMPELHKLTPPLGVLQDRGHRVALVTDGRMSGASGKVPAAIHLSPEALGGGPIGRIRDGDIVRLSAADGLLQVLVDDAEFAARPEAEAPEAAQGTGRELFAFMRQGADTAERGASAMLAAAGL; encoded by the coding sequence ATGACCGAGCTTCATCCCGAGGTCGCGGCGGTCACCGAGCGCGTCGTGGCGCGCTCCCGCGAGACCCGGCGCGCCTATCTCGACCTGATCGCCCGCGAGCGCGAGGCGGGGGTCCGGCGCGGCAAGCTCGCCTGCGGCAACCTCGCCCACGGCTTCGCGGCCTCCGGCGAGGACAAGGCGGCGATCCGCGACGAGCGGACGGTGATGAACATCGGCATCGTCACCGCCTACAACGACATGCTCTCGGCCCATCAGCCCTACGGGCGCTACCCGGAGCAGATCAAGCTGTTCGCCCGGGAGCGCGGCGCCACCGCGCAGGTCGCGGGCGGTACGCCGGCCATGTGCGACGGCGTCACCCAGGGCCAGAGCGGCATGGAGCTGTCGCTGTTCTCCCGGGACACGATCGCGCTCTCCACCGCGGTGGCGCTGAGCCACGGCATGTTCGACGGGGCGGCGCTCCTCGGCATCTGCGACAAGATCGTGCCGGGCCTGCTCATCGGGGCGCTCCGCTTCGGCCACCTGCCGACGATCCTGATCCCGGCCGGTCCCATGCCCTCGGGCCTCGCCAACAAGGAGAAGCAGCGGATCCGCCAGCTCTACGCCGAGGGCAAGGTCGGCCGGGCGGAACTGCTCGAATCCGAGTCCGCCTCCTACCACGCGGCCGGGACCTGCACGTTCTACGGCACCGCCAACTCCAACCAGATGATGATGGACATGATGGGCCTGCACATGCCGGGCGCGTCCTTCATCAATCCGGGCACCAAGCTGCGCCAGGCCGTGACCCGGGCGGCGATCCACCGCCTCACCGAGATCGGCGGCGCCGGCAACGACTACCGCCCCCTCGGCCTCTGCGTCGACGAGAAGGCGATCGTCAACGCCGCGGTCGGCCTCCTCGCCACGGGCGGCTCGACCAACCACGCGATCCACCTGCCGGCCATCGCGCGCGCCGCCGGCATCGTGATCGACTGGGAGGATATCGACCGGCTCTCCAGCGCCGTGCCGCTGATCGCCCGCGTCTACCCGAACGGCGCCGGCGACGTGAACCACTTCCACGCCGCGGGCGGCATGAGCTTCGTGATGGCGGCGCTGCTCGACGCGGGCCTCCTGCACGACGACATCCTGACCGTGGCGGGCCAGTCGCTGCGCGACCACGCCCGCGACCCGAAACTCGACGGCGAGGATCTGGTCTTCGAGGACGCGGTGCCGGAGAGCCTGGACGACACGATGCTGCGCCGGCCGGGCAACCCGTTCCAGCCCGACGGCGGCATGCGGCTCGTGAAGGGCAATCTCGGCCGGGCGACGTTCAAGACCAGCGCCGTCGAGGAGCACCGCCGCACCATCGAGGCCCCGGCCCGGGTCTTCTCCGACCAGGACGAGGTGCTGAAGGCGTTCAAGGCCGGGGAGCTGGAGCGCGACGTCGTGGTCGTGGTCCGGTTCCAGGGCCCGAAGGCGAACGGCATGCCCGAGCTGCACAAGCTGACCCCGCCGCTGGGCGTGCTGCAGGACCGCGGCCACCGGGTCGCCCTGGTGACCGACGGGCGCATGTCGGGGGCGTCGGGCAAGGTGCCGGCCGCCATCCACCTGAGCCCCGAGGCGCTCGGCGGCGGCCCGATCGGGCGGATCCGCGACGGCGACATCGTCCGCCTCAGCGCCGCCGACGGGCTGCTGCAGGTTCTGGTCGACGACGCGGAATTCGCGGCGCGCCCCGAGGCCGAGGCGCCGGAGGCCGCGCAGGGCACCGGGCGGGAGCTGTTCGCGTTCATGCGCCAGGGGGCCGACACGGCGGAGCGGGGCGCCTCGGCGATGCTCGCCGCCGCCGGCCTCTGA
- a CDS encoding sigma-54-dependent transcriptional regulator produces MATILIVDDDRALRDGLAETVTDLGHTALPVASGSEALARLAEGPVAAVLLDLRMPGALDGMATLERIRALPEPPPVTVLTAFASPANTIEAMRLGAHDHLTKPIGRADLAAALDAMLRDARCDPGSAAPPPGHPVLIGSSAGMRKVQKTIGLVADSASTILIQGETGTGKEEVARALHAFSRRRARPFIPVNCAAIPADALESELFGHVRGAFAGAASDRAGAFHEAEGGTLFLDEIGDMPAAMQAKILRVIQDCVVTPLGGRSARVDVRLVAATHRDLPALVAEGTFRADLYYRLNVVPIALPPLRERLADIVPLAEHFLAPSGKRLSGGAASRLLAYEWPGNVRELRNVVERAAVLVRGGVIAAEAIDLPAARPERRGDDAVTDGLAGDLPGAVAHLERTLIAAALREADGNRARAARRLGIQRQLLYAKIERYGLAAPGIDLSEETTDAVGNPDASAGTDPA; encoded by the coding sequence ATGGCAACCATCCTGATCGTCGACGACGACAGAGCCCTGCGCGACGGGCTCGCCGAGACGGTGACCGATCTCGGGCACACCGCGCTCCCGGTCGCCTCCGGCTCGGAGGCCCTGGCGCGGCTGGCCGAGGGTCCGGTGGCGGCGGTGCTCCTCGACCTGCGCATGCCCGGCGCCCTCGACGGCATGGCCACGCTCGAGCGGATCCGCGCCCTGCCGGAGCCGCCCCCCGTGACGGTGCTGACGGCCTTCGCGAGCCCGGCCAACACCATCGAGGCGATGCGCCTGGGGGCGCACGACCACCTGACCAAGCCGATCGGCCGGGCCGATCTCGCCGCCGCCCTCGACGCGATGCTGCGCGACGCCCGCTGCGATCCCGGCAGCGCCGCCCCGCCGCCGGGCCACCCGGTCCTGATCGGGTCGAGCGCGGGCATGCGGAAGGTCCAGAAGACCATCGGCCTCGTCGCCGACAGCGCCTCCACGATCCTGATCCAGGGCGAGACCGGCACCGGCAAGGAGGAGGTCGCCCGGGCCCTCCACGCCTTCTCGCGGCGCCGCGCGCGGCCGTTCATCCCGGTGAACTGCGCGGCGATCCCCGCCGACGCGCTGGAGAGCGAGCTCTTCGGCCATGTCCGGGGCGCCTTCGCCGGGGCGGCCTCGGACCGCGCCGGCGCCTTCCACGAGGCCGAGGGCGGCACCCTGTTCCTGGACGAGATCGGCGACATGCCGGCGGCGATGCAGGCCAAGATCCTGCGGGTGATCCAGGACTGCGTCGTCACCCCGCTGGGTGGCCGGTCCGCCCGGGTCGATGTCCGGCTCGTGGCGGCGACGCATCGCGACCTGCCGGCGCTGGTCGCCGAGGGCACGTTCCGCGCCGACCTGTACTACCGGCTGAACGTCGTGCCGATCGCCCTGCCGCCCCTGCGCGAGCGGCTGGCCGACATCGTGCCGCTCGCCGAGCACTTCCTGGCCCCCTCCGGCAAGCGCCTGAGCGGCGGTGCCGCCTCGCGCCTGCTCGCCTACGAGTGGCCCGGCAACGTCCGCGAGCTGCGCAACGTCGTGGAGCGGGCCGCCGTGCTGGTGCGCGGCGGCGTGATCGCGGCCGAGGCCATCGATCTGCCGGCCGCGCGGCCCGAGCGGCGCGGCGACGACGCGGTGACGGACGGGCTCGCCGGCGACCTGCCGGGCGCCGTGGCCCACCTGGAGCGGACCCTGATCGCCGCCGCGCTCCGCGAGGCCGACGGCAACCGCGCCCGGGCCGCCCGCCGGCTCGGCATCCAGCGGCAGCTCCTCTACGCCAAGATCGAGCGCTACGGCCTCGCCGCGCCGGGGATCGATCTGTCGGAAGAGACGACAGATGCTGTCGGAAATCCCGACGCTTCGGCGGGCACCGACCCGGCCTGA
- a CDS encoding sensor histidine kinase: MTAYSLRARLLALWVLLLASAAATAYLMLGVYDQSTGVQVAQADLAVGRACREIIDRYAALVRARGKGSAEADLVGTLSTALARFPGLEGGIWSAARGSVAYAYPTYEGSGPKTDFPAAERDAIAALNAQALRVDHAISERRPSRTQVLMLQACPLHGPEAGLTAWSMTRAHVNDGPTYTRFLAGLGFLAVTVLGSAAFLSWFLYGFSGRIARLEAALAAPRPDGQDLPHLDRTGERELDRLVDALNAAGGRLREAQARIVATERLAAVGRLAASVAHEIRNPIAAMRLKAENALVSGDPHRTAAALEAVLGQIARVDTLLRDLLNLTQARPLNRMPTPVEPLLAECAHLHEELASARSVRIAVAADGLPATDHPHLDRAQIARAVDNLLLNALQHAPPGGRIRLGAERATVDGALRLRLSVADTGAGVDPVIRAGLFEPFVTGRPDGTGLGLAIVREIALAHRGEARLVEGAPETTFVLDLPWQPS, from the coding sequence GTGACGGCCTACAGCCTGCGCGCCCGGCTGCTCGCGCTCTGGGTCCTGCTGCTCGCCTCCGCGGCCGCGACCGCCTACCTGATGCTCGGCGTCTACGACCAGTCGACGGGTGTCCAGGTGGCGCAGGCCGACCTCGCGGTCGGGCGGGCCTGCCGCGAGATCATCGACCGGTACGCCGCCCTGGTCCGGGCCCGCGGCAAGGGTAGCGCAGAGGCCGACCTGGTCGGCACCCTGTCGACCGCGCTGGCGCGCTTCCCGGGCCTCGAGGGCGGGATCTGGAGCGCCGCCCGCGGATCCGTGGCCTACGCCTATCCGACCTACGAGGGATCCGGGCCGAAGACCGACTTTCCGGCGGCCGAGCGCGACGCCATCGCGGCGCTGAACGCGCAGGCGCTGCGGGTCGACCACGCGATCTCGGAGCGCCGGCCGAGCCGGACCCAGGTCCTGATGCTCCAGGCCTGTCCCCTTCACGGGCCGGAGGCCGGCCTGACCGCGTGGTCGATGACGCGCGCGCACGTCAACGACGGCCCCACCTACACGCGCTTCCTCGCGGGCCTCGGCTTCCTGGCCGTGACGGTGCTCGGATCGGCCGCGTTCCTGAGCTGGTTCCTGTACGGGTTCTCAGGGCGGATCGCCCGGCTGGAGGCCGCGCTCGCCGCGCCGCGCCCGGACGGCCAGGATCTGCCCCATCTCGACCGCACCGGCGAGCGCGAACTCGACCGGCTGGTGGACGCCCTGAACGCCGCCGGCGGGCGGCTGCGGGAGGCTCAGGCGCGCATCGTGGCGACCGAGCGACTGGCCGCCGTCGGCCGGCTGGCGGCGAGCGTCGCCCACGAGATCCGCAATCCCATCGCGGCGATGCGCCTGAAAGCCGAGAACGCCCTGGTCAGCGGCGATCCCCACCGGACCGCCGCCGCCCTCGAGGCGGTGCTCGGCCAGATCGCCCGGGTCGACACGCTGCTGCGCGACCTCCTCAACCTGACCCAGGCGCGGCCGCTCAACCGGATGCCCACGCCGGTAGAGCCGCTCCTGGCCGAGTGCGCGCACCTGCACGAGGAGCTGGCGAGCGCGCGGTCGGTCCGGATCGCGGTCGCCGCCGACGGGCTGCCCGCCACGGACCATCCGCATCTCGACCGGGCGCAGATCGCCCGGGCCGTCGACAACCTGCTGCTGAACGCCCTGCAGCACGCGCCGCCGGGCGGCCGGATCCGCCTCGGTGCCGAGCGGGCGACGGTCGACGGCGCGCTGCGGCTGCGCCTCAGCGTCGCCGATACCGGCGCCGGCGTCGATCCGGTGATCCGCGCCGGCCTGTTCGAGCCGTTCGTCACCGGCCGGCCCGACGGGACCGGCCTCGGGCTCGCGATCGTGCGCGAGATCGCCCTGGCCCATCGGGGCGAGGCGAGGCTGGTCGAGGGCGCTCCGGAGACCACCTTTGTCCTGGACCTGCCATGGCAACCATCCTGA
- a CDS encoding asparaginase, translating into MFSCRSGAALPLRGAVFALALASGFGAAPLVAREMPEAGAAAAAKKPNVVILATGGTIAGAGADAANSATYTAAKVPVDKLIAAVPQVNTIANVRGEQVFQIASESFTDAQLVQLGKRVSQLLKQDDVDGVVVTHGTDTLEETAFFLDLVVKSDKPIVVVGSMRPGTAISADGALNLLDAVTVAASKEAIGQGVTVTMNDYIQCGRDVNKRTNIVPSAFYSQWGPLGMVVEGKTYFFRSLTKRHNMSSEFDIDQIDSLPLVGIVYGSGNMIPGVYDAELQAGAKAIVNAGTGNGSVPGYLVDKLKDIRSKGAIVIRSSRVPDGFVLRNAEQPDDKYDWVVAHDLNPAKAKILAAVALTKTSDTKELQRIFWEY; encoded by the coding sequence ATGTTCTCCTGCCGAAGCGGCGCGGCTCTTCCCCTGCGCGGAGCGGTCTTCGCCCTGGCCCTGGCCAGCGGATTCGGGGCGGCGCCCCTCGTCGCCCGCGAGATGCCCGAGGCCGGCGCAGCCGCCGCAGCGAAGAAGCCGAACGTCGTGATCCTCGCCACCGGCGGGACGATCGCCGGCGCCGGCGCCGACGCCGCCAACAGCGCCACCTACACGGCCGCCAAGGTGCCGGTCGACAAGCTGATCGCGGCCGTGCCGCAGGTGAACACCATCGCCAACGTCCGCGGCGAGCAGGTCTTCCAGATCGCCTCCGAGAGCTTCACCGACGCCCAGCTCGTCCAGCTCGGCAAGCGCGTGTCCCAGCTCCTGAAGCAGGACGACGTCGACGGCGTCGTCGTCACGCACGGGACCGACACGCTGGAGGAGACCGCGTTCTTCCTCGACCTCGTGGTGAAGAGCGACAAGCCGATCGTGGTGGTCGGCTCGATGCGGCCGGGCACGGCGATCTCGGCCGACGGCGCCCTCAACCTGCTCGACGCCGTCACGGTCGCCGCCAGCAAGGAGGCGATCGGCCAGGGCGTCACCGTGACGATGAACGACTACATCCAGTGCGGCCGCGACGTGAACAAGCGGACCAACATCGTGCCCAGCGCCTTCTACAGCCAGTGGGGGCCGCTCGGCATGGTGGTCGAGGGCAAGACCTACTTCTTCCGCTCGCTGACGAAGCGGCACAACATGAGCTCCGAGTTCGACATCGACCAGATCGACAGCCTGCCGCTGGTCGGCATCGTCTACGGCTCGGGCAACATGATCCCGGGGGTCTACGACGCCGAGCTCCAGGCGGGCGCCAAGGCGATCGTCAACGCCGGCACCGGCAACGGCTCGGTGCCCGGCTACCTCGTCGACAAGCTGAAGGACATCCGCTCCAAGGGCGCCATCGTGATCCGCTCGTCGCGGGTGCCGGACGGCTTCGTCCTGCGCAACGCCGAGCAGCCCGACGACAAGTACGACTGGGTGGTCGCCCACGACCTCAACCCCGCCAAGGCCAAGATCCTGGCGGCCGTGGCGCTCACCAAGACCAGCGACACCAAGGAGCTGCAGCGCATCTTCTGGGAGTATTGA
- the eda gene encoding bifunctional 4-hydroxy-2-oxoglutarate aldolase/2-dehydro-3-deoxy-phosphogluconate aldolase has product MNDLTSIDALMRSVPVIPVLVIDDAAQARPIAEALVKGGLTALEVTLRTPAALDVIREMTRVEGAVVGAGTVLNPRDLEKALAAGAEFIVSPGLTEPLTDAAKANGVPYLPGVATAADIMRGLDHGLDRFKFFPAEAAGGIKALKAHAAVFGAVRFCPTGGITEATAPEWLSIPSVLCVGGSWVVKPGAPDPAAIERAARAAAGLRTA; this is encoded by the coding sequence ATGAACGATCTGACCAGCATCGACGCGCTGATGCGCTCCGTGCCCGTCATTCCGGTCCTGGTGATCGACGACGCGGCCCAGGCGCGGCCCATCGCCGAGGCCCTGGTCAAGGGCGGCCTGACCGCCCTGGAGGTCACCCTGCGGACCCCGGCCGCCCTCGACGTCATCCGGGAGATGACGCGGGTCGAGGGCGCGGTGGTGGGCGCCGGGACGGTGCTCAACCCGCGCGATCTCGAGAAGGCGCTGGCGGCGGGGGCCGAGTTCATCGTCTCGCCGGGCCTCACCGAGCCGCTGACCGACGCCGCCAAGGCCAACGGCGTGCCCTACCTGCCCGGCGTGGCCACGGCGGCCGACATCATGCGCGGCCTCGACCACGGCCTCGACCGGTTCAAGTTCTTCCCGGCCGAGGCCGCGGGCGGGATCAAGGCGCTGAAGGCGCACGCGGCCGTGTTCGGCGCGGTGCGGTTCTGCCCCACGGGCGGGATCACCGAGGCGACCGCTCCCGAATGGCTGTCGATCCCGTCCGTGCTCTGCGTCGGCGGCAGCTGGGTGGTGAAGCCCGGCGCCCCCGACCCGGCGGCGATCGAGCGGGCGGCCCGGGCCGCCGCCGGGTTGCGGACGGCGTAA
- a CDS encoding ABC transporter ATP-binding protein, with the protein MSLSSPRKTDAVRRVLTFVVRSWRARWPLVAGLTGAITLATLAEVLLPLYAGRLVDALSGSERGAALDAAWPAFLAMTGLGLATVLLRHVAWSLVVPLSLHTMSDIVRNGFARVQRFSTEWHANTFSGSTVRKISRGMWAIDGLNDTLLLSLLPALVVLVGTALVLGLHWPALGATVAIGAGAYIGATVLLATRVIAPAAALSNALDTRLGGALSDAIGNNAVVKAFGAETREEARLGRLLGKWQRRTRRTWMIVTWGGTGQLGLLLVLRTVIVAIALWLWWRERASPGDVAYVLTSTFVVHGYLRDIGGHINHLQRAINEMEELVALEAEPVGVADRPGAVPLAVAGGAIRFEAVRFHYGDHTRPLYDGLTVAIPAGQRVGLVGRSGSGKTTFVKLIQRLYDVSGGRVTIDGQDVASASQASLRAQVAIVPQEPVLFHRSLAENIAYARPGASAREIERAARLANAHDFIARLPKGYATPVGERGVKLSGGERQRVALARAFLADAPILILDEATSSLDSESEALVQEAMARLMRGRTAIVIAHRLSTVRALDRILVFDRGRVVEDGSHAALMRRPDGAYRALFERQSDLAESA; encoded by the coding sequence ATGTCTCTGTCGTCACCCCGGAAGACGGACGCGGTCCGTCGCGTCCTGACCTTCGTCGTCCGCAGCTGGCGCGCGCGCTGGCCCCTCGTCGCGGGTCTCACCGGCGCGATCACGCTCGCCACCCTGGCGGAAGTGCTGCTGCCGCTCTACGCGGGCCGCTTGGTCGACGCGCTCTCCGGGAGCGAGCGCGGCGCCGCGCTGGACGCGGCCTGGCCGGCCTTCCTGGCGATGACCGGGCTCGGCCTCGCCACCGTGCTGCTGCGGCACGTCGCCTGGAGCCTGGTGGTGCCGCTCTCCCTGCACACCATGAGCGATATCGTCCGCAACGGCTTCGCCCGCGTCCAGCGCTTCTCGACCGAGTGGCACGCCAACACCTTCTCGGGCTCGACCGTCCGGAAGATCTCCCGCGGCATGTGGGCGATCGACGGGCTCAACGACACGCTGCTGCTGTCGCTCCTGCCCGCGCTCGTCGTCCTGGTGGGCACGGCCCTCGTGCTCGGCCTGCACTGGCCGGCCCTCGGCGCGACGGTCGCGATCGGCGCGGGCGCCTATATCGGCGCGACCGTCCTCCTCGCGACCCGCGTCATCGCGCCCGCGGCCGCCCTGTCGAACGCCCTCGACACCCGCCTCGGCGGCGCGCTGAGCGACGCGATCGGCAACAACGCCGTCGTCAAGGCCTTCGGCGCGGAGACGCGGGAGGAGGCGCGGCTCGGCCGGCTGCTGGGGAAGTGGCAGCGGCGGACCCGGCGCACGTGGATGATCGTCACCTGGGGCGGCACCGGCCAGCTCGGGCTGCTGCTCGTCCTGCGCACCGTCATCGTCGCCATCGCCCTGTGGCTGTGGTGGCGGGAGCGGGCGAGCCCGGGCGACGTCGCCTACGTCCTGACCTCGACCTTCGTGGTGCACGGCTACCTCCGCGACATCGGCGGCCACATCAACCACCTGCAGCGGGCCATCAACGAGATGGAGGAGCTGGTCGCCCTGGAGGCCGAACCCGTCGGCGTCGCGGACCGCCCCGGCGCGGTTCCACTCGCGGTCGCGGGCGGGGCGATCCGCTTCGAGGCCGTGCGCTTCCACTACGGCGACCACACGCGGCCCCTCTACGACGGGCTGACCGTCGCGATTCCGGCCGGCCAGCGGGTCGGACTGGTGGGGCGCTCGGGCTCCGGCAAGACGACCTTCGTCAAGCTGATCCAGCGGCTCTACGACGTGTCGGGCGGGCGCGTGACGATCGACGGACAGGACGTGGCGTCGGCGAGCCAGGCGAGCCTGCGGGCGCAGGTCGCCATCGTGCCCCAGGAACCGGTGCTGTTCCACCGCTCCCTGGCCGAGAACATCGCCTACGCCCGGCCCGGCGCCTCGGCCCGGGAGATCGAGCGGGCGGCGCGCCTCGCCAACGCGCACGACTTCATCGCGCGGCTGCCGAAGGGCTACGCCACGCCGGTGGGCGAGCGCGGCGTCAAGCTGTCGGGCGGCGAGCGCCAGCGGGTGGCGCTGGCCCGCGCCTTCCTGGCGGACGCGCCGATCCTGATCCTCGACGAGGCGACATCCAGCCTGGATTCGGAATCGGAGGCGCTGGTGCAGGAGGCCATGGCGCGGCTGATGCGCGGGCGCACCGCCATCGTCATCGCTCACCGGCTGTCGACGGTGCGGGCCCTCGACCGCATCCTCGTCTTCGACCGCGGCCGCGTCGTCGAGGACGGGTCGCACGCCGCCCTGATGCGCCGCCCGGACGGGGCCTACCGCGCCCTGTTCGAGCGGCAATCGGACCTCGCGGAGAGCGCGTGA
- a CDS encoding YfdX family protein, with the protein MSYRKSMAAALVLTTILGGTAYAAEQAVQNNGTQISASQAAVDKDVGKLSKDGAQGFRDLQLTRLAIFEANPSQAKDMIAKAQAAFAKAKTDDAVFTKAEADLKSPADMAAHKATAPSDKTDAKADTKAASKEQVAWVPVDAQLTLGDDFVATPAKASAVTEANKNLAQGDQKGALEKLKLAHVDVNFTMAVLPLNKTITDVDQAATLINQGKYYEANAALKSAQDNMRFDVIDAIAVPQKATAATADKGAPQATGTTAGAKTSK; encoded by the coding sequence ATGTCCTATCGCAAATCTATGGCTGCGGCTCTCGTGCTCACCACAATCCTCGGTGGAACTGCCTACGCGGCGGAGCAGGCCGTCCAGAACAACGGCACGCAGATCAGCGCGAGCCAGGCGGCGGTCGACAAGGATGTCGGCAAGCTCTCGAAGGACGGCGCGCAGGGCTTCAGAGATCTTCAGCTCACCCGGCTCGCGATCTTCGAGGCCAACCCGAGTCAGGCCAAGGACATGATCGCCAAGGCGCAGGCCGCCTTCGCGAAGGCCAAGACCGACGACGCGGTGTTCACCAAGGCCGAGGCCGATCTCAAGTCGCCCGCCGACATGGCCGCCCACAAGGCGACCGCGCCAAGCGACAAGACCGACGCCAAGGCTGATACCAAGGCGGCCTCCAAGGAGCAGGTGGCCTGGGTTCCGGTCGACGCGCAGCTGACCCTCGGCGACGACTTCGTGGCCACGCCCGCCAAGGCCTCCGCGGTGACCGAGGCGAACAAGAACCTCGCCCAGGGCGACCAGAAGGGCGCCCTGGAGAAGCTCAAGCTCGCCCACGTCGACGTCAACTTTACCATGGCGGTCCTGCCCCTGAACAAGACCATCACCGACGTCGATCAGGCCGCGACGCTGATCAATCAGGGCAAGTATTATGAGGCGAACGCCGCCCTGAAGTCGGCCCAGGACAACATGCGCTTCGACGTGATCGACGCGATCGCGGTGCCCCAGAAGGCGACCGCCGCCACGGCCGACAAGGGCGCGCCACAGGCCACCGGCACGACCGCGGGCGCCAAGACCAGCAAGTGA